The Reichenbachiella carrageenanivorans region CAGTTCAAAATTCACTGATTTAGTTAGTAATGGAGTCTTAGGAACATTTAGCCTGATTATTTCAGAAAAATTTAAGAATATCCTTGAGGATTTCGAGTTAGGTAACCATTGGTTTTTTCCAGTTTACTTAAATCATAAATCCGAGACGATGAAGTATTTTGTTCTCCACTTAAAAAATGATTTGAGCGATAGGGTTATTTATGAACAATCTATCTTCTATACCCAAGAAGGGCTCATTGGAAAAAACAAAAAAGATATAACTTTTGACAGTGAAGAGCATTACCAGAAATATAGGGAAGAACTAAAGAATCAATCCCCAAACAGTCTTTTACCAAAAACAAGTATTAAGGCTAAGAAAATAGTTATTGACAATTCTATAAATATTGATGTAGTAACTTCAAAGAGAACAGGAATAGATATATTCATATCAAGTAAATTGGCTAACAAAATTCTGGAAAGTCGCCTAACAGGAATCGATGTGAAGAAGACCAAAAAGCTACATAAGAATACCGCTAACAAATGATAAGCTCAATGAAGCAAACTGAGCTATAAGGAAATTTCAGTGCGAAACAGTAAATATAGAATCAATTTAAAAGGATGTGCTCACTGAGCTTATCTGATCGTTGTATGCCATGAGCGATAATCCTATGAACACAGAATATCAAGAATTCCGAACTCGCTTCATCAAAGGATCTGCATGGATGATAATATTCTACGCTGGACTGCTAACAGCCTTTTCCTTGTTCATTATGTACTTATTGCCCAACATTTGGGTAATTCTGATAATGCTAATTCCTGCTTCTCTTCTTCCTTTTGTAATAATTTTCCTCAAATCCTATAAGGTTCGTTTCGGAACAGACTTTATTGAGACCAAAAACTTATTTCGAACCAAGAGACTTAACCTTAAAGAAATTAAAAAATTCGGCATCTATATCCGTGGCAATCGAGCTGGCCCAACCAAACTAACTAGTGAATTCAATATGGGTGATGTGAACGATGACGATTTGCTTTTTCATAACGTTTATCTAACCACGAACGAAGAATTCGACTTGTGGAACATGCGACCTAAAAAGCATCTAAAATTCCCTTATCGCAAAGAACTTTATAGCATAGTTAAGGAGAAAATGGCAACTCAATCAAAAAAGACGGCATACAACATGGTGTAGGCACGAATGCCCTTGCGAGCTTTCCGAACCAATGCCAGAATCAGCACCACCGCTCCTCGCGGAATCTCTAGAATACCGATAACGCATTCGTGGTTTCCTTGGCGGTCTAAATCAAACGTAATGGCTAAACAGACTTTTGTGGTTGTGCGCGGATCGGCTATCTTTCTGCTTTAATCAAGCCGTGAGGGCACATCGTCCTACACAGGCGATATCTATGGTAAAAACAAGCGTATTGGTCTTTTTTTAATCCAATTTCTCTTGATAAGGAGTTCCTCTTTTTACTACGGCGACTACTCTATGGAGTAGTTTGTTTCTCACTGCATTGAGTGCACTCATTTTACTTTTCCCTTCTTCGGTTTTCCGAAGGTAATATCCTCGAAGTTCTTTGTGACATTTGATGGCATTCATCGCACACATGTGTAGATGAAATTTGAGTTGTTTGTTGGCAAAACTTGATGTGCCTGGACTGGCAAATATGCTGGTTCCACTACTGTATTCGAAAGGAGCTACACCGCAATAACAAGCCAGCTTTCGGTTGTCCAACATGCGAGTAAATCCTTCTGTATAAACGATCAGATCCACGGCCAAAACCTTGCCTACACTTTTCACCGAAGTGACCAATTCGTAGAGGGCCTTTAAGTGTTTATCTATCTGAATCAATTCGTCCATTTTGGCTTCAACTTTATCTAAAGATTTTTTTAACCCACTGATAGCTGACCTACTGATTCTTTCGATTTCACGTCCTGCTTTTGGGTCTACTTTGGTCAACTCATCTACAGCAATTTGCTGACTGTGTAAACTTTTTTGAAGCCTCATTCTGGTTTTCATTAGATCTTTGAGGCGGTTTAAGGTAGGATGTGAGAGTTTGACCAGTTTGGCATCACGTTGATGATCAAAAGCAAAATTGGCAATTCTTTCAGCGTCGATTTTGTCTGACTTACCCCTGATTAGTCCCATACTTCTTTTGATGTGCAGGGAGGATTCCAGCCAAACTTTGCATCCTCTTTTGAGCAAATACTTGACAATGTTTCTGGTATAGATACCGGTATGTTCCATGCAGAAAAGGATGTCCTCACCACAGTCATTGCCATGTTGTTTAAGCCATCTTTTCATTTTCTGGAAGCCTTCGCTATCATTACTAAACAAGCCATTGTTGCACTTCATCGATGAGCTGTTAATCAAAGCCACATCAATACTCATTTTGCTAATGTCTATACCCACGATATGTGGGTAGAAGATTTGTTTAGGGGTGGTATTTTCCATAATTTCAATATTAAGTTCAAAACCTTGATGTTAGGGCATCTCGACGGATCGGGATCCCTGAATATCTATCTGAACATTTAACAATGGAAAGCAAGCCCTGAATCGCCCGATAAGTCTGGGTAACTTGGTTAGCGCGTAGTTCTGGCTTGCTTTCTTTTACTATTAAAAGTAAAACCTTTATTTCTTTGATTAATTATAGACAGGAAAGCTAAAGGTTAGCGATAATTAGGCAAGAAGAAATACTGAAAATACTTAATGTCAAATTCATATGAGACTTTTATTGAATTAGTAGCTCCATTCTTTGAGCATAATGGATTTCAATATTACACCCCAAAAGGCGTAATGTGGAATGCTGAATTGA contains the following coding sequences:
- a CDS encoding IS110 family RNA-guided transposase encodes the protein MENTTPKQIFYPHIVGIDISKMSIDVALINSSSMKCNNGLFSNDSEGFQKMKRWLKQHGNDCGEDILFCMEHTGIYTRNIVKYLLKRGCKVWLESSLHIKRSMGLIRGKSDKIDAERIANFAFDHQRDAKLVKLSHPTLNRLKDLMKTRMRLQKSLHSQQIAVDELTKVDPKAGREIERISRSAISGLKKSLDKVEAKMDELIQIDKHLKALYELVTSVKSVGKVLAVDLIVYTEGFTRMLDNRKLACYCGVAPFEYSSGTSIFASPGTSSFANKQLKFHLHMCAMNAIKCHKELRGYYLRKTEEGKSKMSALNAVRNKLLHRVVAVVKRGTPYQEKLD